Proteins found in one Methanospirillum hungatei JF-1 genomic segment:
- a CDS encoding PDDEXK nuclease domain-containing protein produces MRKQADKSIKSLSGFDEISKERISALLTELSSYIDKTHLRIASGINYEMVQLYWSIGSSVRTEILHDDRASYGEYIVVTLSRELVTRYGTGFSEKNLRKMIQFSELFPDKDIVTTLSRQLSWSHFVALLPLKDSLQRDFYAEMCRIERWSVRHLREKIQGMLFERTALSRKPEELARQELEALRKEDQMSPDLVFRDPYFLDFLGLSDTYSEKDIESGIIREIERFILEMGSDFSFIARQKRITIDAEDYYIDLLFFHRRLRCLIAIDLKLGKFQAADKGQMELYLRWLDKYERVPGEESPMGLILCAGKSTEHVELLGLSDSGIRVAEYLTELPPRELLEAKLKSAMKRAQNQFGKEDEDIYSEKVGR; encoded by the coding sequence ATGAGAAAGCAGGCAGACAAGTCAATCAAGAGCCTGTCCGGTTTTGATGAGATTTCTAAAGAGCGAATCTCTGCTCTGCTAACTGAGTTATCCTCGTATATTGATAAGACTCATCTTCGGATTGCTTCAGGTATCAACTACGAGATGGTTCAGCTGTACTGGAGTATTGGGAGCAGTGTTCGCACCGAAATACTTCATGATGATCGAGCCTCGTATGGAGAATACATTGTCGTGACACTGTCACGAGAATTGGTTACCCGATATGGAACTGGTTTTTCAGAGAAAAATCTTCGAAAGATGATTCAGTTTTCAGAACTTTTTCCTGACAAGGATATTGTCACGACACTATCACGACAATTAAGCTGGTCGCATTTTGTAGCTCTTCTTCCTCTGAAGGATTCATTACAAAGGGATTTTTATGCAGAGATGTGCCGGATTGAGCGATGGAGTGTCCGTCATCTCAGGGAGAAGATCCAGGGCATGCTCTTTGAGAGGACAGCCCTTTCAAGAAAACCGGAAGAGTTAGCCAGGCAGGAGCTCGAAGCTCTCCGGAAAGAGGATCAGATGAGTCCGGACCTGGTCTTTCGGGATCCGTATTTCCTTGATTTCCTCGGGCTTTCTGATACCTACTCTGAAAAGGATATTGAATCGGGTATTATCCGGGAGATCGAGCGGTTCATTCTTGAGATGGGTTCTGATTTCTCGTTTATCGCGAGGCAGAAGAGAATCACCATCGACGCAGAGGATTATTATATTGATCTCCTCTTCTTTCACCGCCGGCTTCGGTGCCTGATTGCGATTGACCTGAAACTGGGAAAGTTTCAGGCTGCTGATAAGGGTCAGATGGAACTGTATCTCCGGTGGCTTGACAAATATGAACGGGTTCCGGGTGAAGAGTCACCGATGGGTCTGATTCTCTGTGCCGGGAAGTCTACTGAGCATGTGGAGCTGCTCGGGCTTTCGGACAGTGGGATACGGGTTGCTGAATACCTGACTGAACTACCGCCGAGGGAACTCCTTGAGGCGAAACTGAAGAGTGCGATGAAGAGGGCACAGAATCAGTTCGGGAAAGAGGATGAGGATATTTATTCAGAGAAGGTGGGACGCTAG
- a CDS encoding EVE domain-containing protein — translation MAIWIASGNRQNWEVVKKHNIWGVPKRSKGLHSRVKPGDTILMYVRSETHGDTVLPSAIMGEFKVTELFEDGKPLFTAPPQMGDEGFPYRFRLKPVKIFKEPVEIKPLIPDLGFVTNKTMWSGHFRQAMREIPDEDYRKILSAGK, via the coding sequence ATGGCAATCTGGATAGCATCAGGGAACAGGCAGAACTGGGAGGTTGTGAAAAAACACAACATATGGGGTGTTCCAAAGCGAAGCAAAGGACTTCATTCGAGGGTAAAACCAGGAGATACTATTCTCATGTATGTCAGGTCCGAAACACATGGAGATACTGTCCTTCCCTCTGCTATCATGGGAGAGTTCAAAGTAACCGAACTATTTGAAGATGGAAAACCGCTCTTCACCGCTCCACCCCAGATGGGTGACGAGGGATTTCCATACCGGTTCAGGCTGAAACCAGTGAAGATATTCAAAGAGCCGGTGGAGATTAAACCGTTAATTCCTGACCTTGGGTTTGTGACGAATAAGACCATGTGGTCCGGGCATTTTAGACAGGCTATGCGGGAGATACCTGACGAGGATTACCGGAAAATACTCTCTGCCGGAAAATAA
- a CDS encoding type I restriction-modification system subunit M translates to MARAKKTKETTAANLGFEATLWAAADKLRNNMDAAEYKHVVLGLIFLKYLSDAFEEKHSSLEQAYSDPQSTWYIAEPEVRYGVIEDPDEYRSENIFWIPKEARWSYIQQNAKRPEIGKIVDDAMYAIERDNAVLKNILPKEYARPGLDKEKLGELIDLIGTLNLSDSENRSKDIIGRVYEYFLSEFASAEGKNGGQFYTPRCVVQTLVAMISPFKGRVYDPCCGSGGMFVQSEKFVEAHGGRIGDISIYGQESNPTTWKLAKMNLAIRGIDHDLGAEHADSFRRDLHATLKADYILANPPFNMKDWGGENLKDDVRWRYGIPPTGNANYAWIQHFIHHLSPSGIAGFVLANGSMSSNQSGEGEIRKNLLEADLVDCMVALPGQLFYSTQIPACLWFVARNRSNGRFRDRRGEVLFIDARKMGVMRDRTHRELTDEDIERIAGTYHAWRGDASAGEYEDVPGFCASATLEEIAKHGHVLTPGRYVGAEDAEDDGEPFAEKMTRLTKQLSEQMEDGARLDEEIKKNLGGLGYTI, encoded by the coding sequence ATGGCCCGTGCGAAAAAGACAAAGGAAACAACCGCAGCAAATCTTGGGTTTGAAGCAACCCTCTGGGCAGCGGCTGATAAACTCCGGAACAATATGGATGCGGCTGAGTATAAGCATGTCGTCCTTGGTCTCATTTTTTTGAAATATCTTTCCGACGCATTTGAAGAGAAGCACTCCTCGCTTGAGCAGGCATACTCGGATCCCCAGAGCACCTGGTATATTGCTGAACCTGAAGTCCGGTACGGGGTGATTGAGGATCCGGATGAGTACAGGTCGGAGAACATCTTCTGGATTCCAAAGGAGGCACGCTGGTCCTATATCCAGCAGAATGCGAAGCGTCCGGAGATTGGGAAGATCGTCGATGATGCGATGTATGCCATCGAACGGGATAATGCGGTTCTGAAAAACATCCTTCCCAAGGAGTATGCCCGTCCCGGTCTTGATAAGGAGAAACTGGGAGAACTCATCGATCTCATCGGAACCCTGAACCTGAGCGACTCTGAAAACCGGTCAAAGGATATCATCGGCAGAGTGTATGAGTATTTCCTCTCCGAGTTTGCGAGTGCGGAAGGGAAGAACGGCGGTCAGTTCTATACGCCCCGTTGTGTTGTTCAGACGCTTGTTGCGATGATCTCTCCCTTCAAGGGTCGGGTGTATGATCCCTGCTGCGGGTCTGGCGGGATGTTTGTCCAGAGTGAGAAGTTTGTTGAGGCTCATGGTGGCCGGATTGGTGATATCTCCATCTACGGGCAGGAGTCCAACCCAACCACCTGGAAACTGGCAAAGATGAATCTTGCCATCCGGGGGATTGATCATGATCTCGGGGCTGAACATGCGGATAGTTTCAGGCGGGATCTCCATGCAACATTGAAAGCGGATTACATCCTTGCCAATCCTCCTTTCAATATGAAAGACTGGGGAGGGGAGAACCTCAAGGATGACGTCCGGTGGAGATATGGTATCCCCCCGACCGGGAATGCGAACTATGCCTGGATTCAGCATTTCATCCATCATCTCTCCCCATCCGGGATAGCCGGGTTTGTGCTGGCAAATGGATCGATGTCATCAAACCAGTCAGGAGAGGGAGAGATCAGAAAGAACCTCCTCGAAGCTGACCTTGTGGACTGCATGGTGGCCCTTCCCGGTCAGCTCTTTTACTCTACCCAGATTCCTGCCTGTCTCTGGTTTGTTGCCCGGAACAGATCAAACGGGAGGTTCAGGGACCGGAGAGGTGAAGTGCTCTTTATCGATGCCCGGAAGATGGGTGTTATGCGGGATAGGACCCACCGGGAGCTGACCGATGAGGATATCGAGAGGATTGCCGGGACGTATCATGCCTGGCGGGGAGATGCGAGTGCCGGGGAATATGAGGATGTACCGGGTTTTTGTGCTTCGGCAACCCTAGAGGAGATAGCAAAACACGGGCATGTTCTTACTCCAGGTAGATATGTGGGGGCCGAAGATGCCGAGGATGACGGAGAGCCGTTTGCTGAAAAGATGACCCGGCTGACAAAACAGTTATCTGAACAGATGGAGGATGGTGCCCGGCTTGACGAGGAGATTAAGAAGAATCTGGGGGGCTTAGGATACACCATATGA